One stretch of Miscanthus floridulus cultivar M001 chromosome 18, ASM1932011v1, whole genome shotgun sequence DNA includes these proteins:
- the LOC136524326 gene encoding protein HEAT-STRESS-ASSOCIATED 32-like produces the protein MQRRRIGAAGPPPSLHISQSILFPASRDRAFGAYIAPVKEKTSERVEDVDLLIRRAERCLEAGADMIMIDADDVCQRAESLRTDIVAKIVGQLGLDKTMFEASNPNTSEWFVRRYGPRVNLFVDHSDVMNLERLRGFNTHRSNLASRYASPFFLM, from the exons ATGCAGCGTCGGAGGATTGGCGCAGCAGGGCCGCCGCCATCCCTTCACATTTCACAATCAATCTTGTTTCCAGCATCTCGTGATAGGGCCTTTGGGGCGTACATAGCTCCGGTCAAGGAGAAGACCTCAG AAAGAGTTGAAGATGTTGACCTGCTGATTAGGAGGGCAGAGAGATGCTTGGAAGCAGGCGCAGATATGATCATGATCGACGCCGATGATGTTTGCCAGCGTGCTGAATCTCTGAGGACAGACATCGTCGCCAAGATTGTAGGCCAGCTCGGGCTTGATAAAACCATGTTTGAAGCTTCCAACCCCAACACCTCAGAGTGGTTTGTCAGACGATATGGCCCAAGG GTAAATCTCTTTGTCGACCACTCTGACGTGATGAATCTGGAGCGCCTCCGGGGCTTCAACACGCACCGAAGCAACTTGGCCTCTCGTTATGCCTCGCCGTTCTTCCTGATGTAA